One window from the genome of Thermaerobacter marianensis DSM 12885 encodes:
- a CDS encoding phosphoadenylyl-sulfate reductase — MGDVQASRPLALPEQEIASLARSLEEAPPQAILAWALDRFPGRLALACSFQAEDVALIDMAAAAGKLAAVTVFYLDTGLHFPETYATCRRVAEYYGIEPVAVRPDLALDEQAARYGPRLWEREPDLCCRLRKVEPLRRFLQGFDAWVTGIRREQTPQRARTAVVEADHRFGLVKVNPLARWTRSQLWDYVLRRGVPYNPLHDRGYPSIGCAPCTRPVAPGEDPRAGRWAGFDKTECGLHA, encoded by the coding sequence ATGGGTGACGTGCAGGCAAGCCGGCCGCTGGCCCTGCCGGAGCAAGAGATCGCGTCCCTGGCCCGCTCGCTGGAGGAGGCGCCGCCCCAGGCGATCCTGGCCTGGGCCCTGGACCGCTTCCCCGGCCGGCTGGCCCTGGCCTGCAGCTTCCAGGCCGAAGACGTGGCCCTCATCGACATGGCGGCGGCGGCGGGCAAGCTGGCTGCGGTGACCGTGTTCTACCTGGACACCGGCCTGCACTTTCCGGAGACCTATGCCACCTGCCGGCGGGTGGCCGAGTACTACGGCATCGAACCGGTGGCCGTCCGCCCCGATCTCGCCCTGGACGAACAGGCCGCCCGCTACGGCCCGCGCCTGTGGGAGCGGGAGCCCGACCTCTGCTGCCGGCTGCGCAAAGTGGAGCCCCTGCGCCGCTTCCTCCAGGGCTTCGATGCGTGGGTCACCGGCATCCGCCGCGAGCAGACGCCCCAGCGGGCCCGCACCGCCGTGGTGGAGGCCGACCACCGGTTCGGGCTGGTCAAGGTCAACCCTCTGGCCCGCTGGACCCGCAGCCAGCTCTGGGACTACGTCCTGCGGCGCGGAGTGCCCTACAACCCCCTGCACGACCGCGGTTACCCGAGCATCGGCTGCGCTCCCTGCACCCGGCCGGTGGCGCCCGGCGAGGACCCGCGGGCCGGTCGCTGGGCCGGGTTCGACAAGACGGAGTGCGGGCTGCACGCCTGA
- the radA gene encoding DNA repair protein RadA, with the protein MPPRTVFACQACGHVSPKWLGRCPECGAWNTFVEERAAAPAVSGGRRGGPGLAGALAAAREPVEPVALCQVAAGEQPRLETGMAELDRVLGGGFVPGSVVLVGGDPGVGKSTLLLQVSQNLAARGLPVLYVTGEESAAQVRLRAERLGALVPGLAVLPTTDALQAAEAIGRYQPALAVIDSIQTLAHPDVASAPGSVSQVRESAALLLAVAKRLPVVLVLVGHVTRAGTIAGPRVVEHMVDAVLYFESPAHHAYRLLRAMKNRFGATHEIALFEMQDRGLAEVTNPSARLLSERPRGAAGSAVVAAVEGTRPLLVEIQALVAPAPYGQPRRVATGLDLGRAALVLAVLDKRAGLHLGGCDVYLKVAGGLRVDEPALDLGLAVALASSHRDRPADPEAVVIGELGLAGEVRSVQRVEDRVREAQRLGFRRVILPGGNVTPALAAVAGELELVPVRRVEEAIAAAVG; encoded by the coding sequence TTGCCCCCACGCACCGTCTTCGCCTGCCAGGCGTGCGGCCACGTCAGCCCCAAGTGGCTGGGCCGCTGCCCGGAGTGCGGGGCGTGGAATACCTTCGTGGAGGAACGGGCCGCGGCGCCCGCCGTTTCCGGCGGGCGCCGCGGCGGTCCCGGGCTCGCGGGCGCGCTGGCCGCCGCCCGCGAGCCCGTGGAGCCTGTGGCCCTCTGCCAGGTGGCCGCAGGCGAGCAGCCGCGGCTGGAGACGGGCATGGCGGAGCTGGACCGGGTCCTGGGGGGCGGGTTCGTCCCGGGGTCGGTGGTGCTGGTCGGGGGCGACCCCGGCGTGGGCAAGTCCACCCTGCTCTTGCAGGTGTCCCAGAACCTGGCGGCCCGGGGCCTGCCCGTGCTCTACGTCACCGGCGAGGAGTCGGCCGCCCAGGTGCGCCTGCGGGCCGAGCGGCTGGGCGCCCTGGTCCCCGGCCTGGCCGTGCTGCCCACCACCGACGCCCTGCAGGCGGCGGAGGCCATCGGCCGGTACCAGCCCGCCCTGGCCGTCATTGATTCCATTCAGACCCTGGCCCACCCCGACGTGGCGTCGGCGCCGGGCAGCGTGAGTCAAGTCCGGGAGAGCGCCGCCCTGCTGCTGGCGGTGGCCAAGCGGCTGCCGGTGGTGCTGGTCCTGGTGGGGCACGTCACCCGGGCGGGGACCATCGCCGGGCCGCGGGTGGTCGAGCACATGGTGGACGCCGTGCTCTACTTCGAGTCGCCGGCCCACCACGCCTACCGCCTGCTGCGGGCCATGAAGAACCGCTTCGGCGCCACCCACGAGATCGCGCTCTTCGAGATGCAGGACCGGGGCCTGGCCGAGGTGACCAACCCGTCGGCGCGCCTGCTGTCGGAGCGGCCGCGGGGGGCTGCAGGCTCCGCGGTGGTGGCGGCGGTGGAGGGCACCCGGCCGCTGCTGGTGGAGATCCAGGCCCTGGTGGCGCCGGCCCCCTACGGCCAGCCCCGCCGCGTGGCCACGGGCCTCGACCTGGGCCGGGCCGCGCTGGTGCTGGCCGTGCTGGACAAGCGGGCGGGCCTGCACCTGGGGGGCTGCGACGTGTACCTCAAGGTGGCGGGCGGCCTGCGGGTGGATGAGCCGGCCCTGGACCTGGGGCTGGCCGTCGCCCTGGCTTCCAGCCACCGGGACCGGCCCGCCGATCCCGAGGCCGTGGTGATCGGCGAGCTGGGCCTGGCGGGTGAGGTGCGCTCGGTGCAACGGGTCGAGGATCGGGTGCGGGAGGCCCAGCGCCTGGGATTCCGCCGGGTGATCCTGCCCGGGGGCAACGTGACCCCCGCCCTGGCCGCCGTGGCCGGCGAACTGGAGCTGGTGCCGGTCCGCCGGGTGGAAGAGGCCATCGCCGCGGCGGTGGGCTGA
- the disA gene encoding DNA integrity scanning diadenylate cyclase DisA → MTTEDRPEALIGALRRLAPGTRLREGLDQILRARTGGLIVVGDGPEVLALCSGGFELDVELTPAHLYELAKMDGAIILSSDARRIVRANVQLIPDPRVLSFETGIRHRTAERMARQTGALVIAISQRRNVITVYRGELRYVLRDPALMLAKANQALGTLERYRAVFLQALGHLTVLEFEDLVTAGDVAYVLGRAEQVRRIGREIEGYAVELGTEGRLVRLQLDELQSGVEEEYRLVVRDYVADPDGEREALAALQQLPPEDLTHRGAVARCLGFTAPDDDETPVTPRGYRILHKLPRLPVSVVENLVQHFGSLPRILAATVEQLDDVEGIGSVRARAIKDGLRRLQDQAFLERRP, encoded by the coding sequence ATGACCACGGAAGACCGCCCCGAAGCCTTGATCGGCGCCCTGCGGCGCCTGGCCCCGGGCACCCGCCTGCGGGAGGGGCTGGACCAGATCCTCCGCGCCCGCACGGGCGGCCTGATCGTCGTGGGCGACGGGCCCGAGGTGCTGGCGCTCTGCTCGGGCGGGTTCGAGCTGGACGTGGAGCTCACCCCGGCCCACCTGTACGAGCTGGCCAAGATGGACGGGGCCATCATCCTCTCGTCCGACGCCCGCCGCATCGTGCGGGCCAACGTCCAGCTCATCCCCGACCCGCGGGTCCTCTCCTTTGAGACGGGCATCCGCCACCGCACCGCCGAGCGCATGGCGCGGCAGACGGGGGCGCTGGTCATCGCCATCTCCCAGCGCCGCAACGTGATCACCGTCTACCGCGGCGAACTCCGCTACGTGTTGCGCGATCCCGCCCTGATGCTGGCCAAGGCCAATCAGGCCCTGGGCACCCTGGAGCGCTACCGGGCCGTGTTCCTCCAAGCCCTGGGGCACCTGACGGTGCTGGAGTTCGAAGACCTGGTCACCGCCGGCGACGTGGCCTACGTCCTGGGACGGGCCGAGCAGGTCCGCCGCATCGGCCGGGAGATCGAGGGGTATGCGGTGGAACTCGGCACCGAGGGCCGGCTGGTGCGGCTGCAGCTGGACGAGCTCCAGAGCGGCGTGGAGGAGGAGTACCGGCTGGTGGTCCGCGACTACGTGGCGGACCCGGACGGCGAGCGGGAGGCCCTGGCCGCCCTGCAGCAGCTGCCGCCGGAGGACCTCACCCACCGTGGCGCCGTGGCCCGCTGCCTTGGCTTCACCGCCCCCGACGACGACGAGACCCCCGTCACGCCCCGCGGTTACCGCATCCTCCACAAGCTGCCGCGCCTGCCGGTCTCGGTGGTGGAGAACCTGGTCCAGCACTTCGGCAGCCTGCCGCGCATCCTGGCCGCCACCGTGGAGCAGCTGGACGACGTGGAGGGCATCGGCAGCGTGCGCGCCCGGGCCATCAAGGACGGACTGCGCCGGCTGCAGGACCAGGCTTTCCTCGAGCGGCGCCCCTGA
- the sat gene encoding sulfate adenylyltransferase yields MAKGSGRPRPSGPARPAAGSRWADEGRERAPHGPHRYHGPQRPHDPGRGDGPDGLHDGNRTDVPAWPYGPPGTSGHDEPASAPVGAAAGAGGLVPPHGGRLCRRLVDDAGEAAERAAAARAAGLPVLVLSARERSDLELLAIGAVSPLEGFMAAADYAACVDAMRLASGLPWSLPVVLSVPPEQVGAVRRAPAVVLVDTEGRTCGVMEVREVFRRDREREAVLVFGTADPRHPGVARLLGESDWCAGGPVTVFARQDTWARPWVLEPAETRRRFAQRGWRRVAGFQTRNPLHRAHEYLQKCALEMVDGLLLHPLVGETKADDLPRDLVLRSYQVAVEAYYPRERVVLAAFPAAMRYAGPREAVFHALIRKNYGCSHFIVGRDHAGVGSYYDPYAAHRIFDRFDPEELGVVPLRFEHAFYCRRCGAMATVKTCPHPPEDRLQLSGTRVRAMLRAGQMPPPEFTRPEVAALLRDALVAGGQGHGAEAMGRPEGAGVR; encoded by the coding sequence GTGGCAAAGGGATCGGGACGACCCCGGCCCTCCGGGCCGGCGCGACCGGCCGCGGGGTCCCGCTGGGCGGATGAAGGCCGTGAGCGAGCGCCCCACGGCCCGCACCGTTACCACGGGCCGCAACGGCCGCACGACCCAGGGCGGGGCGACGGTCCGGATGGGCTACACGACGGGAACCGCACCGACGTTCCGGCGTGGCCCTACGGCCCGCCAGGCACCTCGGGCCACGACGAACCGGCCAGCGCACCGGTCGGCGCGGCCGCCGGCGCGGGCGGCCTGGTTCCTCCCCATGGCGGGCGGCTTTGCCGGCGCCTGGTGGACGACGCGGGGGAGGCCGCGGAGCGGGCGGCGGCGGCCCGGGCGGCGGGGCTGCCGGTGCTGGTGCTCTCCGCCCGGGAGCGGTCGGACCTGGAGCTTCTTGCCATCGGGGCCGTCAGCCCCCTGGAGGGCTTCATGGCCGCCGCCGACTACGCCGCCTGCGTGGACGCGATGCGGCTGGCCTCGGGCCTGCCGTGGTCCCTGCCGGTGGTGCTCTCGGTGCCACCCGAGCAGGTCGGCGCCGTGCGCCGGGCGCCGGCGGTGGTGCTGGTGGACACTGAGGGCCGGACCTGCGGCGTCATGGAGGTCCGGGAGGTGTTCCGGCGGGATCGGGAGCGGGAGGCGGTGCTGGTCTTCGGGACCGCCGACCCCCGGCACCCCGGGGTGGCACGGCTCCTCGGGGAGAGTGACTGGTGCGCGGGCGGTCCGGTGACGGTCTTCGCCCGCCAGGACACCTGGGCCCGCCCGTGGGTGCTGGAACCGGCGGAGACCCGGCGCCGCTTCGCCCAGCGCGGCTGGCGGCGGGTGGCGGGGTTCCAGACCCGCAACCCCCTGCACCGCGCCCACGAGTACCTGCAGAAATGCGCTCTGGAGATGGTGGACGGCCTCCTCCTCCATCCGCTGGTGGGCGAGACGAAGGCCGACGACCTGCCGCGGGACCTGGTGCTGCGCAGCTACCAGGTGGCGGTCGAGGCCTACTACCCTCGGGAACGGGTGGTGCTGGCCGCCTTCCCCGCCGCCATGCGGTACGCGGGGCCGCGGGAGGCGGTCTTCCACGCCCTGATCCGGAAGAACTACGGCTGCAGCCATTTCATCGTCGGGCGGGACCACGCGGGGGTGGGGTCGTACTACGACCCCTACGCCGCCCACCGGATCTTCGACCGGTTCGATCCGGAGGAACTGGGCGTGGTGCCCCTGCGCTTCGAGCACGCCTTCTACTGCCGGCGGTGCGGGGCCATGGCCACGGTGAAGACGTGCCCGCACCCGCCGGAGGACCGGCTCCAGCTGAGCGGGACCCGGGTGCGGGCCATGCTGCGGGCCGGCCAGATGCCGCCGCCGGAGTTTACCCGCCCGGAGGTCGCGGCGCTGCTGCGGGATGCCCTGGTGGCAGGCGGCCAGGGGCACGGGGCGGAGGCGATGGGCCGGCCCGAAGGGGCCGGGGTTCGGTGA